The following coding sequences are from one Candidatus Neomarinimicrobiota bacterium window:
- a CDS encoding GyrI-like domain-containing protein yields MKKIDLKKTYKQFYQPSSKAIEDITVPAFNFLMVNGVGDPNTAISFQEAVGALYSLSYTIKFSNKSESPDFDFTVMPLEALWWSKNMDAFTDGKKDEWEWTCMIHQPDFISEADVISAKESVMKKKDLFAVNDVRFETFEEGRSAQILYIGPYADEASTIKNIHQFISDADCELSGYHHEIYLSDPRRTAPEKLKTIIRQPMRSKE; encoded by the coding sequence ATGAAAAAGATCGACCTGAAAAAAACATATAAACAGTTTTATCAACCTTCATCGAAGGCGATTGAAGATATTACTGTTCCTGCTTTTAATTTCCTCATGGTAAATGGGGTTGGAGACCCAAATACAGCTATTTCATTTCAAGAAGCCGTTGGTGCATTATATAGTTTATCTTATACAATAAAATTTTCTAACAAATCTGAATCACCCGATTTCGATTTTACCGTGATGCCATTGGAAGCCCTTTGGTGGTCAAAAAATATGGATGCTTTCACCGATGGAAAAAAGGATGAATGGGAATGGACATGTATGATACATCAACCTGATTTTATATCAGAAGCAGATGTTATATCAGCAAAAGAGTCTGTAATGAAAAAGAAAGATCTTTTTGCTGTCAATGATGTGCGTTTTGAGACATTTGAAGAAGGACGATCTGCTCAAATTTTATATATTGGCCCCTATGCTGATGAAGCATCCACAATAAAAAATATTCACCAATTTATTTCTGATGCAGATTGTGAACTATCAGGATATCATCATGAAATATATTTGAGTGATCCAAGAAGAACTGCACCAGAAAAATTAAAAACAATTATTCGTCAACCTATGAGATCCAAGGAATAG
- a CDS encoding MFS transporter: protein MAKLRRILWGLISDKIGRKKSIILMTTFQGVIMLMVYHIFIMYTYEIGFIVGASIIGFNFGGNFALFPAITADYFGNKNIGSNYGWVFSAYGVAGIIGPFIAGYFKDSAQTLTAPSVWMIPFIIAGVACLAGTLVMLRCNPPSLGDRQQSTTVSKKIFTAK from the coding sequence ATGGCTAAATTACGGCGCATATTATGGGGTTTGATTTCAGACAAAATTGGCCGAAAAAAGTCCATAATTCTTATGACAACATTTCAAGGTGTAATTATGCTCATGGTGTACCATATATTTATTATGTACACTTATGAAATTGGTTTCATTGTAGGAGCTTCTATCATTGGATTTAACTTTGGTGGAAATTTTGCACTGTTCCCAGCAATTACTGCAGATTATTTTGGCAATAAAAATATTGGCAGTAATTATGGATGGGTTTTTTCTGCATATGGTGTTGCAGGGATTATTGGACCATTTATTGCTGGATATTTTAAAGATTCAGCTCAAACACTTACAGCTCCATCAGTATGGATGATTCCATTTATTATTGCAGGTGTTGCTTGTTTAGCAGGTACCCTGGTCATGCTTAGGTGTAATCCACCTTCTTTAGGTGATCGGCAACAAAGCACCACAGTATCAAAAAAAATCTTTACAGCTAAATGA
- a CDS encoding helix-turn-helix domain-containing protein gives MSAEQMIVETLGDLGFSANAAKTYITLLRNNPATGYEVSKRAGIPRSAIYTVLNHLESMNIINGVGESPRRFIPLPPSTLLEHFSQLTSDRLDTLKTALDSLELKEEAFDFWHITGYKDLILRARETINGSMETLFLGIWRKEYDKLVQEIRDAVDRGVDIIIFSFCDIPPELGSVISYGIDEDELLEIWNPKIILVSDQKVTIMGRAIDHPNNKAIWTNNEAITEIARNHIVLDLTLAGQRMEIDVNPTVQRMMRRADLHLDDLLSKA, from the coding sequence ATGAGTGCTGAGCAGATGATCGTAGAGACATTGGGTGACCTTGGTTTTTCGGCAAATGCGGCCAAGACATATATCACTCTACTGAGGAATAACCCAGCTACAGGATATGAGGTGAGTAAAAGGGCGGGAATACCGCGGTCGGCCATCTACACTGTTCTTAATCACCTTGAATCCATGAATATCATCAATGGAGTTGGAGAATCTCCTAGGCGTTTCATACCGCTACCACCTTCAACTCTCCTGGAGCACTTCAGCCAGCTCACTTCCGACCGCCTGGATACACTCAAAACGGCCCTCGATTCTCTCGAACTTAAAGAAGAAGCTTTTGACTTCTGGCACATTACCGGCTATAAGGATCTGATTCTGAGGGCGAGAGAGACTATTAACGGTTCCATGGAGACCCTGTTTCTCGGGATATGGCGCAAGGAGTACGATAAACTGGTTCAGGAAATCCGTGATGCGGTGGATAGAGGGGTGGATATCATCATATTTTCTTTCTGTGATATTCCACCCGAACTCGGTTCTGTTATCTCTTACGGTATTGACGAAGATGAACTTCTTGAGATCTGGAATCCCAAAATTATTCTTGTGTCGGATCAGAAAGTGACAATCATGGGGCGAGCTATTGATCATCCGAATAACAAGGCCATCTGGACGAACAATGAAGCCATCACAGAGATTGCCAGAAACCATATAGTTCTCGATTTAACTCTCGCCGGTCAGCGAATGGAA